One part of the Bacillus sp. FJAT-27916 genome encodes these proteins:
- a CDS encoding acyl-CoA dehydrogenase family protein, whose protein sequence is MIGQKEIRQLEVMKRLKGAVKAFGERAPQYEANQAFPFENIEDLKQIGYTKLTLPKEYGGYGEGLQAFLYGQELIASACGSTSLAIGWHNMTILEVLENQQWDPAKKDAFFHAIAKGALVNRAASEPATGSPTRGGRPQTTAVKTGDGWVLNGRKTFTSLAPALDIFLVSAWIPEEETVGWFMVHKDLAGVSIDETWDLIAMEGTGSHDLVLQNVHVKADDYVEKAAPKKGTGWLLHIPACYIGIALGARNYAVQFAKSYTPNSLQKPISSLPHIQEKIGHIELELMQARHFLYAVAARWDEKPDERDEMAGELAAVKYAVTNAAISIVDKAMRVVGAQSLKKSNPMQRYFRDVRAGLHNPPMDDAVLALLANQILQDDEEKAE, encoded by the coding sequence ATGATTGGACAGAAGGAAATAAGGCAGCTTGAGGTGATGAAGCGCTTGAAGGGCGCTGTCAAGGCATTTGGGGAAAGGGCCCCTCAGTATGAAGCCAATCAAGCCTTTCCGTTTGAGAATATCGAGGATTTGAAGCAGATTGGCTATACGAAATTGACGCTGCCGAAGGAGTATGGCGGATACGGGGAAGGATTGCAGGCATTCCTGTATGGACAGGAATTGATAGCAAGTGCTTGCGGCTCTACTTCCCTGGCAATTGGCTGGCATAATATGACCATCTTAGAGGTTTTGGAGAATCAGCAATGGGATCCGGCGAAAAAGGATGCGTTCTTCCATGCGATTGCCAAAGGGGCATTAGTGAACAGGGCCGCCTCTGAGCCGGCAACCGGCAGCCCGACAAGAGGCGGCCGGCCGCAAACGACAGCCGTGAAAACGGGTGACGGCTGGGTGTTGAATGGCCGCAAAACCTTCACCTCACTTGCTCCGGCATTGGATATCTTCCTAGTCAGTGCTTGGATTCCAGAGGAGGAAACAGTCGGCTGGTTCATGGTACATAAAGATCTAGCAGGTGTGTCCATTGATGAGACGTGGGACTTGATTGCGATGGAAGGCACAGGCAGTCATGATCTTGTTCTCCAGAACGTCCACGTCAAAGCGGATGACTATGTCGAAAAGGCAGCACCAAAGAAAGGAACCGGCTGGCTTTTACATATTCCAGCCTGCTATATTGGCATCGCTCTAGGTGCGCGGAACTATGCCGTGCAATTTGCGAAAAGCTATACGCCGAACAGCCTGCAAAAGCCGATTTCGAGCCTGCCCCATATTCAGGAAAAGATTGGCCATATCGAGCTCGAGCTTATGCAGGCCCGCCATTTCCTCTATGCGGTCGCTGCCCGCTGGGATGAGAAACCGGATGAACGGGATGAAATGGCAGGCGAGCTCGCTGCCGTCAAATATGCGGTCACGAATGCAGCCATCAGCATCGTAGATAAGGCGATGAGGGTCGTCGGGGCCCAAAGCTTGAAGAAATCTAATCCCATGCAGCGCTATTTCCGCGACGTGAGAGCGGGGCTTCACAATCCTCCGATGGATGATGCAGTCCTTGCCTTACTCGCAAACCAGATACTACAGGATGATGAGGAGAAAGCAGAATGA
- a CDS encoding GNAT family N-acetyltransferase, whose product MIEPYYLGQDYVLKSKRLTLKPFTQADFNHLISWIDSEEQMTIWSGSTFTFPLTDKQLAAYQADKKQVAFSVYSNETGDCIGHIAIGKINQRHRSARIGKVLIGTPALRAKGLGEEMMREAVTFAFSHLNLHKVALGVYEHNKRAIACYERIGFQKEGLLRDHARVGKGYWNMWEMGLLQDDYV is encoded by the coding sequence ATGATTGAACCCTATTATTTAGGGCAGGATTATGTTCTGAAGAGCAAGCGCCTGACCCTCAAACCATTTACGCAGGCTGACTTCAACCATCTGATCAGCTGGATTGACAGTGAAGAACAGATGACGATTTGGTCAGGTTCAACTTTCACCTTCCCTCTCACAGATAAGCAGCTAGCAGCCTATCAAGCAGATAAAAAGCAAGTTGCGTTTAGTGTGTATTCAAATGAAACGGGTGATTGCATTGGTCATATTGCCATCGGGAAAATCAATCAGCGCCACCGGTCAGCACGGATTGGCAAGGTGCTGATTGGAACGCCAGCCTTGCGTGCCAAGGGACTCGGGGAGGAGATGATGAGGGAAGCGGTCACATTCGCCTTCTCGCATCTCAATCTACATAAAGTGGCACTTGGTGTATATGAGCACAACAAAAGAGCCATCGCCTGCTATGAGAGAATTGGTTTTCAGAAGGAAGGCCTCCTGAGAGACCATGCCAGAGTGGGTAAGGGTTATTGGAATATGTGGGAGATGGGCTTATTACAGGATGATTATGTTTAA
- a CDS encoding YndM family protein codes for MEHAKALLIKFVMVTAVLWIVLTVAFSVSFVDTLIVSLVLTLAAYVLGDLLIFRKSGEPEEHQKRNLIATVSDMVMAFAVIWLMGEALFPNDTNILSASLLAAILIAGGEWLFHKWIDRNVFGVKESGEKVTGNADYTP; via the coding sequence ATGGAGCATGCAAAAGCCTTATTGATTAAATTTGTTATGGTGACAGCTGTGTTGTGGATTGTATTGACCGTTGCCTTTAGCGTGAGTTTTGTAGACACCCTGATAGTCAGTCTTGTCTTAACGCTTGCGGCCTATGTATTGGGTGACTTGTTGATCTTCCGCAAGTCCGGGGAACCAGAGGAGCATCAGAAACGAAACTTAATTGCGACCGTATCTGATATGGTAATGGCCTTTGCCGTCATTTGGTTAATGGGAGAGGCTTTGTTCCCGAATGACACAAATATCCTCTCTGCTTCATTATTAGCTGCTATCCTGATAGCCGGCGGAGAATGGCTATTCCATAAATGGATCGACCGAAATGTTTTTGGTGTAAAGGAATCTGGAGAGAAAGTCACTGGCAATGCAGATTATACACCTTAA
- a CDS encoding DUF2606 family protein produces the protein MDAVAKVKLVFYALLICLINLCAFYYAVFYDDKDGSGIFANKGQYSFGESASAADQEIPVTLSITDQDDAPIGNLEVILKSASNGNASFPQKTNEKGIVQWTASQGLYTVEIYMNHQVIKKKIVVIDHKKQPTIQLTLDI, from the coding sequence TTGGATGCAGTGGCGAAGGTCAAGCTTGTATTCTATGCCTTGTTAATTTGTCTAATCAATCTTTGTGCCTTTTATTATGCGGTCTTTTATGATGATAAGGACGGGAGCGGGATTTTCGCGAATAAGGGACAGTATTCCTTCGGGGAGAGCGCCTCAGCAGCGGATCAAGAGATTCCGGTTACCTTGTCCATCACAGACCAGGATGATGCACCGATCGGCAACTTGGAGGTTATCTTAAAGAGTGCGTCAAATGGAAATGCTTCTTTCCCTCAGAAGACGAATGAGAAAGGGATTGTGCAGTGGACAGCCAGCCAAGGGTTATATACGGTTGAAATCTATATGAATCATCAGGTCATAAAGAAGAAAATCGTTGTCATAGACCATAAAAAACAACCAACCATCCAATTAACTCTCGATATCTAG
- a CDS encoding MFS transporter has product MKWKNPLLLLFGIGISNIGAWVYLIALNLIILDMTGSPLAVSILYILSPIAALLTNFWSGTFIDRLNQRNLMILLDLIKAIFIFTLPFLDSLILIYLVVFLINIAKSIFEPTSMVYMTKLIPKTDRQRFNALRNFIHSCGFILGPSIAGFLFMIGSPNIAILMNSIALFLSAIVIFLLPNVEIGKSDSITGKATASLILNDWKRILTFSKTTIHVTFVYVLFSIISVFMTALDSLEAAFATEVLSLSESTYGFLVSIAGVGIIGGSLVNAVFANKLSLNILMGLGAIFTPIGYLIFAFSTDFLGASIGFFTLTFFLSFANTGFLTFYQNNVPVDIMGRFSSVFGMLEAGLIILFTVILGLSAELFEIRPIYMIGSFAFLALGLLITFIVSDKSKRNYYEQVIE; this is encoded by the coding sequence ATGAAATGGAAAAATCCTCTTTTACTTTTATTCGGAATCGGAATATCCAATATCGGGGCATGGGTTTATTTGATTGCTTTGAACTTGATTATATTAGATATGACGGGGTCACCTTTAGCTGTATCAATCCTGTATATTCTTTCACCCATTGCAGCCTTATTGACGAATTTTTGGTCTGGAACGTTTATTGATAGATTAAACCAAAGAAATCTAATGATCCTTCTAGACTTAATAAAAGCAATATTTATTTTTACCTTGCCGTTTCTAGATTCGCTTATTCTCATCTATCTAGTCGTCTTTCTAATTAATATAGCTAAATCGATTTTTGAACCCACTTCCATGGTTTACATGACTAAATTAATTCCCAAAACGGATAGACAAAGATTTAATGCACTGAGAAACTTCATTCATTCATGTGGATTTATACTAGGACCTTCCATTGCCGGTTTCCTTTTTATGATTGGATCTCCAAACATAGCTATACTGATGAATTCGATCGCGTTATTTTTATCAGCCATCGTCATTTTTCTTCTTCCGAATGTGGAGATTGGGAAAAGCGATAGTATAACTGGAAAAGCTACTGCCTCTTTAATTTTAAACGATTGGAAAAGGATCCTGACATTCAGCAAAACAACTATTCATGTGACCTTCGTTTACGTTCTATTTAGTATCATTTCAGTGTTTATGACTGCTTTGGATTCTTTAGAGGCTGCATTTGCCACAGAGGTTTTATCTTTATCTGAAAGTACCTATGGATTTCTTGTCAGTATTGCCGGTGTTGGAATTATCGGGGGCTCATTGGTAAATGCTGTATTCGCCAATAAATTATCCTTAAATATTCTGATGGGACTTGGTGCCATCTTCACTCCTATCGGCTATCTTATTTTTGCTTTTTCAACTGATTTCCTAGGGGCATCTATCGGTTTCTTCACCTTAACCTTTTTCTTATCTTTCGCTAATACAGGGTTTTTAACGTTCTATCAAAACAATGTACCCGTAGATATTATGGGCAGATTCTCCAGTGTCTTCGGAATGTTGGAGGCTGGTTTAATCATCTTATTTACCGTTATACTCGGATTATCGGCTGAACTGTTTGAAATCCGGCCAATCTATATGATAGGCTCTTTTGCTTTTTTGGCATTGGGGCTACTTATTACCTTTATTGTATCGGATAAATCGAAAAGAAATTATTATGAGCAAGTGATAGAATAA